The Triticum aestivum cultivar Chinese Spring chromosome 3A, IWGSC CS RefSeq v2.1, whole genome shotgun sequence genome includes a region encoding these proteins:
- the LOC123060559 gene encoding cold and drought-regulated protein CORA, with amino-acid sequence MGGGHDMHGSPNGGVKGFVSGLVNGGKGHGYGSSYGQGHGYGGGHVQGYQQGYDGHGQSYETGYGGHAQHGHGGYEHGYGGGHVQQGHGHGHEHGYGGHGQQHGYGGGHAQLGYPPAAGAYPPHGGYQAHGYAPAAYPSHGGHQGHMGSYHTGHGGGHHHGGKYHGGKYNGGKHGSKWIR; translated from the exons ATGGGTGGAGGCCACGACATGCACGGCAGCCCCAACGGCGGCGTGAAGGGCTTCGTGTCCGGCCTCGTTAACGGCGGCAAAGGCCACGGCTACGGGTCATCGTACGGCCAGGggcacggctacggcggcggccaTGTACAGGGCTACCAGCAGGGATACGACGGGCATGGACAGAGCTACGAGACCGGGTACGGCGGGCATGCGCAGCACGGGCACGGCGGCTACGAGCACGGGTACGGCGGCGGGCATGTGCAGCAGGGACACGGGCACGGCCACGAGCACGGGTACGGCGGACACGGGCAGCAGCACGGATACGGCGGCGGCCACGCGCAGCTCGGGTACCCTCCCGCTGCCGGCGCCTACCCTCCACACGGCGGATACCAGGCGCACGGCTACGCGCCGGCGGCCTACCCCTCTCACGGGGGGCACCAGG GTCACATGGGATCATACCACACCGGGCATGGCGGCGGGCACCACCACGGCGGCAAGTACCACGGCGGCAAGTACAACGGCGGCAAGCACGGCAGTAAGTGGATCAGGTGA
- the LOC123060558 gene encoding cold and drought-regulated protein CORA yields the protein MGGGHDMHGGHNGGVKGFVSGLVNGGKGHGYGSSYGQGHGYGGGHVQGYGGHGQSYEHGYGGHAQHGHGGYEHGYGGGHAQHGHGHEHGYGGHVQQHGYGGGHAQLGYPPAAGAYPPHGGYQAHGYAPAAYPSHGAHHGHMGSYHTGHGGGHHHGGKHGGKYHGGKHGSRW from the exons ATGGGTGGAGGCCACGACATGCACGGCGGCCACAACGGCGGCGTGAAGGGCTTCGTGTCCGGCCTCGTTAACGGCGGGAAAGGCCACGGCTACGGATCGTCATACGGCCAGGGGCACGGCTACGGCGGTGGCCACGTGCAGGGCTACGGCGGCCATGGCCAGAGCTACGAGCACGGGTACGGCGGGCATGCGCAGCACGGGCACGGCGGCTATGAGCACGGGTACGGCGGCGGACATGCGCAGCACGGCCATGGCCACGAGCACGGGTACGGCGGACACGTGCAGCAGCACGGATACGGCGGTGGCCACGCGCAGCTCGGGTACCCTCCTGCCGCCGGTGCCTACCCTCCGCACGGCGGTTACCAGGCGCACGGCTACGCGCCGGCGGCCTACCCCTCTCACGGGGCGCACCACG GTCACATGGGATCGTACCACACCGGGCATGGCGGCGGGCACCACCACGGCGGCAAGCACGGAGGCAAGTACCATGGCGGCAAGCACGGCAGTAGGTGGTGA